ATTTCTCAGTAATGGCTGAGTGGCACTGGGTTTTGGAAACAATTTTGCATGGCAATCAACAACCTTACTGATGGTATACTGAAGTGGGATAACATAATATAGTCCATCATAGAGAAGTACGACCATTATATTATACTAACAAAGTGAAAAGTGCAAAACAAACTGGGCATTGTAGAAAACCATTCAAAATTAGCATAAGGTGGAGCATTGAAGTGGTACATAGAATAGAAGTCATATATCTAAAACCCCATGAAAAATCTAGAAAACTGTGGACCTTTCAGAAAAATACCACATTCATCACCCAAAAAAGTAATAAGAGACACTTACAAGAGCCAGCATCTCCTGTAGATAGGACCTAAATGGAGTTTGCATAGCCtgtgaaagaaaaataaacaagATAAGTTAATCAAACATTTGCTCATAACACTAAACTTTCATCAATGCAAAATACGATTGAGTATGAAGAACATTGACAAGCATCTGCTAGAGCAATGTTACACAAGGATCTTTCTATAAAAATTCATGAATTCATTAGAGAATCGGGCTAATGTGGACACGGCGGCTTGTTATACAGGATTACATTGCCGCACCACGACCCACTATGCAATGAAAATATACAATCAATCAATCACTTACCCAATCAAAAAGGCGCACATGAATATCAGCAAAGAAGGCTGAAGATTCTAAGGCTAAATATCACATTTTAAAAACGAAAAGTAAACAATTTTGTTTTCATAACATTGAACTTATATTTCCAGATACCCAATATGAATGCACATGCATAGAAAATAACAAACTTATTTCATATATTCGCATCCCCGTAGCGATTAGAGCCAGCTCCAATAACAGCAATggacacacacaaacacagacGCGCAAAGTATCAAGGAATCATCGAATAGAAATCAAAACAAGCTCAATCCAATAAAACAATTCACCTGAAGATCTTCCGGGAGATACTGGTGCTTCATGGAGAGATCCATGGCGCGCTTGAGGCGTTGATTCCTGGCGTCCACAACCTGCTTCGGGAGACGATCCAGCGCCTGCTTCACATCCAGGTCGTACATCGGATCGTGCAAATCATCATACCGTAGCCCTAGGTTTCCACATCAAAAACTCATCAACGCCCCCAAACACACGCAATACATGTGTACAAACAATAATTGGTACCGTATCTGCTAAGGCGAGTCTTCAGGGTTTTCATGTGCAGTGCAGCCAGGGGGTTGCGCTTTGGATCTACGAGCCATTTGGACAAGGTCGACGCcattttcctctctctctctctctgttgattttctttttaatttgatttgtgcGTTGAGTTTTTCCGCTTTGATGATTTGTGAACAGAATTTTGCAACATTTCCAGCGATATTTTAGGGATATTATGTGGAAGCGACCTACTATGAAATTGTATAGAACCGTAGAAACGCGAACTGAAGAGGAATGCAGGTAAATTTTCTACAGTTTTTACAATACAATGGCACCCTGATAAGacaagataaataaataatcttaCCTTATTTAGACATCATTATGTAATACGGTTTGGCAcagtttttaagaaaaaatattattgagtgtattgagaatggaggaaaggtagttgagtgtattgtaaATGATGAAaagatattactccctccgtcccaataaatgtggccacCTTTCCTCTTTGGtgtgtcccactaaaagtggccacttccTAAAATGGCAAAAATTAGGGCTTCATTAAACAATTAATCAAGCTGTTAATCTATTCTTAAAATTTCCTTATTTCCTTACAATTTTCTTATTCCTACCTAACCCTAGAAAATCAATTCAcctcacactctctctctcatccgcCGCTGAGTTTCTTTCTCTCATCCGCTGCTTTCACTATGAAATCCAAACGAGTCACCGACCGTTCGCCGTGGAGGTTTGAAACCATGCCCTGCGATTTCACACCACTCATCCTCGATGTGGTGTCGGAATCGAAGCCTTCTCCATTTCACGAGGCCTGCAACCCCCTTTCGCCACCGTTCGCCGCTGATTCCATCGATCTGACATCCGTCGTGATGAAGAAGCATAGCTCCTCCGTGTCGCCGGCATCTCCGGTGTCTCGGCCCTCTCTGAGCGGAGTTCTATCCCCTCGGCCCTCCTCCCAGGAAACCCTAATCGAAGGGGCTTTGTTCTCGGCTGACGCCGATTCCACAGATCCGGTGCCCTTCTCCGATACTCCGGTTAATTCTTCCCAGGAAACCCTAATCCAAGGGGCTTTGCTCTCTGTGCCCGTGGATTCCACAGATCTGGTGCCCTCCTCCGATGCTCCGGCCTCTCCGGTCTCTGTCAAACCTCTGAGCCATTATCTGGTTCCCCCCTTGACGGAGCACTTTTATGAGGAAGCCCTGCTCGAAGGGCTTGAGACGGAAGATCTCTATAGGATGGTGGTCGCTGATACACTGTCTCCTTGGTCAGACGTGGAATTCGGTGCCGAACCTGAGACGGAAGGGTGGACGGCAGTCCAAGAAACAGAGCCGACGCCGGTTACAAAGCCGACAATCACTTCCATGATTAT
The genomic region above belongs to Salvia miltiorrhiza cultivar Shanhuang (shh) chromosome 5, IMPLAD_Smil_shh, whole genome shotgun sequence and contains:
- the LOC131024999 gene encoding cytochrome b-c1 complex subunit 7 — encoded protein: MASTLSKWLVDPKRNPLAALHMKTLKTRLSRYGLRYDDLHDPMYDLDVKQALDRLPKQVVDARNQRLKRAMDLSMKHQYLPEDLQAMQTPFRSYLQEMLALVQRETAEREALGALPLYQRTLP
- the LOC131026104 gene encoding uncharacterized protein LOC131026104, yielding MPCDFTPLILDVVSESKPSPFHEACNPLSPPFAADSIDLTSVVMKKHSSSVSPASPVSRPSLSGVLSPRPSSQETLIEGALFSADADSTDPVPFSDTPVNSSQETLIQGALLSVPVDSTDLVPSSDAPASPVSVKPLSHYLVPPLTEHFYEEALLEGLETEDLYRMVVADTLSPWSDVEFGAEPETEGWTAVQETEPTPVTKPTITSMIMMRTLLPDFFNLPTDETPSVSKI